In one Vulgatibacter incomptus genomic region, the following are encoded:
- a CDS encoding P1 family peptidase, translating to MPSITDLAGVRVGHATDRDAATGCTVVLFDEPALGGIDIGGGYASLRQADSLRPGGRVNQVHGFLLTGGSAFGMDAAGGCMAFLEERGVGFPATVARIPTVPTAVLFDLGIGSRDVRPDAGMGYAACVAASRDPVQEGNVGAGTGCTVAKRLGYELAWKGGLGSFAAEAGGFRVGALAAVNALGDVVDPSSGAPLAVARGPGRGWRRPAPEAAAEAAPAKAGLPGSGENTTLVVVCTDAPFDRNQLCHLARMAHDGLALAIRPAHTPFDGDVVFTASTAPRDRIRADDLVLAEVGMAAIEVVAEAIARGVKAARTLHGIPGLAGA from the coding sequence TTGCCCTCGATCACGGATCTCGCCGGTGTCCGCGTGGGACACGCAACCGACCGGGACGCCGCCACCGGCTGCACCGTCGTGCTCTTCGACGAGCCCGCCCTCGGCGGGATCGACATCGGCGGAGGCTACGCCTCGCTTCGCCAGGCCGATTCGCTCCGGCCGGGCGGCAGGGTGAACCAGGTGCACGGTTTCCTGCTCACCGGCGGCTCCGCCTTCGGCATGGATGCCGCCGGCGGCTGCATGGCCTTCCTCGAGGAGCGCGGCGTCGGCTTCCCCGCGACGGTGGCGAGGATCCCCACCGTTCCCACAGCGGTCCTCTTCGACCTCGGCATCGGCTCGAGGGACGTGAGGCCCGACGCGGGGATGGGCTACGCCGCGTGTGTGGCGGCGAGCCGCGATCCGGTGCAGGAGGGGAACGTCGGGGCGGGCACCGGCTGCACGGTGGCGAAGCGGCTCGGCTACGAGCTCGCGTGGAAGGGCGGCCTGGGCAGCTTCGCCGCAGAGGCGGGAGGCTTCCGGGTGGGCGCGCTCGCCGCGGTGAACGCCCTCGGCGACGTCGTCGATCCGAGCTCGGGAGCGCCGCTCGCCGTGGCGCGGGGACCCGGTCGGGGCTGGCGGCGCCCTGCTCCGGAGGCGGCGGCCGAGGCCGCTCCCGCCAAGGCGGGCCTCCCGGGCTCCGGCGAGAACACCACCCTCGTCGTCGTCTGTACGGACGCGCCCTTCGATCGGAACCAGCTCTGCCACCTGGCCCGGATGGCCCACGACGGCCTCGCCCTCGCGATCCGCCCGGCCCATACGCCCTTCGATGGCGACGTGGTCTTCACCGCGTCGACCGCGCCGCGCGATCGCATCCGCGCGGACGACCTCGTCCTCGCCGAGGTGGGCATGGCCGCGATCGAGGTGGTAGCCGAGGCGATCGCGCGCGGGGTCAAGGCGGCCCGGACCCTCCATGGGATTCC
- a CDS encoding sigma-54-dependent transcriptional regulator, with the protein MAAHRILAVDDDAVALEAVVELLRGEGHVVDGASSPAEADELLRTERYNLVITDLVMPGRSGIELTRSVRETLPDAAVLVVTGHATAQSAIAALKAGALDYLTKPLEPGLLRSVVSTALHDRAAMANGFRPARSATAHSGHDGLLSRAPAMHAVFERIALAASSDATVLIRGESGSGKESCARAIHKRSSRSEAPFLPLHVAAISHERLAAELFGGGSGQSKFQQAEGGTIFLDEVDALDPRSQLVLYRFLESGNLASADGSSERKADVRVIAATGRDLGELVRLGRFREDLFYRLDVFPLTLPPLRDRKEDIPLLVSSFIETFSDRYRKPVVTATDETLSLLARYPWPGNVRELRNVVEHAVILCTGTLLTPDFLPRVIYRDEGDLAAIRIPIGTPMREIERAVIARTLDAYGWNKNKTAKVLGISRRSLYNKLERYRIARGHAAPLDAAAESGPFDRPAPRSAEPRHLVQPPAAAEAER; encoded by the coding sequence ATGGCCGCCCATCGAATCCTCGCCGTCGACGACGACGCCGTCGCCCTCGAAGCCGTCGTGGAGCTCCTCCGGGGGGAGGGGCACGTCGTGGACGGCGCCTCCAGCCCCGCCGAGGCCGACGAGCTCTTGCGCACCGAGCGGTACAACCTCGTGATCACGGATCTGGTGATGCCGGGGCGAAGCGGAATCGAGCTCACCCGCTCCGTGCGCGAGACGCTCCCCGACGCCGCGGTCCTGGTGGTCACGGGCCACGCCACCGCACAATCGGCCATCGCCGCGCTGAAGGCGGGCGCCCTCGACTATCTGACCAAGCCCCTCGAGCCCGGCCTGCTCCGATCCGTGGTCTCCACCGCGCTCCACGACCGGGCCGCGATGGCCAACGGATTCCGACCGGCGCGCTCGGCCACCGCCCACTCGGGCCACGACGGCCTCCTCTCGCGGGCGCCGGCGATGCATGCGGTCTTCGAGCGGATCGCGCTGGCGGCGAGCTCCGATGCCACGGTCCTCATCCGGGGCGAGAGCGGCTCCGGCAAGGAGAGCTGCGCCCGGGCGATCCACAAGCGCTCGTCTCGATCCGAGGCTCCGTTCCTTCCCCTGCACGTGGCGGCGATCTCCCACGAGCGCCTCGCCGCCGAGCTCTTCGGCGGCGGCTCCGGCCAGAGCAAGTTCCAGCAGGCGGAGGGCGGCACGATCTTCCTCGACGAGGTCGACGCCCTCGATCCGCGATCGCAGCTCGTCCTCTATCGCTTCCTCGAATCCGGGAACCTCGCGAGCGCCGACGGCTCGAGCGAGCGCAAGGCCGACGTGCGGGTGATCGCCGCCACCGGGCGTGACCTCGGCGAGCTCGTGCGCCTGGGGCGCTTCCGCGAGGATCTCTTCTACCGCCTGGACGTCTTCCCCCTCACCCTGCCTCCGCTGCGCGATCGCAAGGAGGACATCCCCCTCCTCGTCTCGTCGTTCATCGAGACCTTCTCCGATCGCTACCGGAAGCCCGTCGTCACCGCCACCGACGAGACGCTCTCGCTGCTCGCCCGGTATCCGTGGCCCGGCAACGTCCGCGAGCTGCGCAACGTCGTCGAGCACGCGGTGATCCTCTGCACCGGCACCCTGCTCACGCCCGACTTCCTTCCGCGCGTGATCTACCGGGACGAAGGCGATCTCGCCGCGATCCGAATCCCCATCGGGACGCCGATGCGGGAGATCGAGCGTGCCGTGATCGCCCGCACCCTCGACGCCTACGGCTGGAACAAGAACAAGACGGCCAAGGTGCTCGGGATCAGCCGGCGCTCGCTCTACAACAAGCTGGAGCGCTACCGGATCGCCCGCGGCCACGCCGCGCCCCTCGACGCCGCCGCGGAATCGGGTCCCTTCGACCGGCCCGCGCCTCGTTCGGCCGAACCGCGGCACCTCGTGCAGCCGCCAGCAGCAGCAGAGGCCGAGCGCTGA
- a CDS encoding alpha-keto acid decarboxylase family protein, which translates to MKETVGNFLLRRLEEAGVRHIFGVPGDYNLELLQQLEDRGSPSWVGNCNELNGSYAADGYARINGLGALIVTNGVGALSAINGIAGAYCEHVPVVCICGTIPARAVQRGDLMHHTLADREKGNFYRAFAEVTTAQAVLSVENAAAEIDRLIQTAWRRKLPVYMELPSDLACLEIEVPERPLDLTMPASDPERLEACTTMILDRVGAAKSPAFLLDLDADRFGLSQSIAELANRFQMQVATLSTSKGVFPETSPLFAGGYAGIASTPETREAVEKSDCLIAIGYRRVELVSGFFTDELPPTTIYLNADSVADGEHDFQGVQLEELMDSLVRSSQSVPRKEPAPAEAPSRAAAGAPSDGALTQAGYWKAMQGFLRPGDVILVEDGTSIVGAGALDLPEGCTYISQAVWGSIGYTVGALLGAMLAAPDRRHILFVGEGSFQLTAQELSTILRHGLKPFIFLINNGGYTVERTILGKDAAYNDVANWRYSDLPKVFRRDSKAETYVVETVDELDDVLGAEHVDLVFVESVMDKHDAPIDVIRGGHAFANSDYGPRGPQFAPDAQVPLPS; encoded by the coding sequence ATGAAAGAGACTGTCGGCAACTTCCTATTGCGTCGCCTCGAAGAGGCAGGCGTCCGACACATCTTCGGAGTTCCGGGCGATTACAACCTCGAGCTTCTGCAGCAGCTGGAGGACCGGGGAAGCCCGTCCTGGGTCGGGAACTGCAACGAGCTGAACGGCTCGTACGCCGCGGACGGCTACGCACGCATCAACGGCCTCGGCGCGCTCATCGTCACGAATGGCGTCGGAGCGCTGAGCGCGATCAACGGAATCGCCGGCGCGTACTGCGAGCACGTCCCGGTCGTGTGCATCTGCGGCACGATTCCGGCGAGGGCCGTTCAACGCGGCGACCTGATGCATCACACGCTCGCGGACCGGGAGAAGGGCAACTTCTACCGCGCGTTCGCCGAGGTCACCACCGCACAGGCCGTGCTGTCCGTCGAGAACGCCGCGGCCGAGATCGATCGCCTGATTCAGACCGCGTGGCGCCGAAAGCTGCCGGTCTACATGGAGCTACCGTCGGACCTCGCCTGCCTCGAGATCGAAGTACCCGAGCGGCCGCTCGATCTCACCATGCCGGCGAGTGACCCAGAGCGTCTCGAGGCTTGCACGACGATGATCCTCGACCGGGTCGGAGCGGCCAAGTCCCCTGCCTTCCTGCTCGATCTCGACGCAGATCGCTTCGGGCTCTCGCAGTCGATCGCCGAGCTCGCGAACCGGTTCCAGATGCAGGTGGCCACCCTGAGCACGTCGAAGGGCGTCTTCCCCGAGACGTCGCCCTTGTTCGCTGGAGGCTATGCGGGGATCGCCAGCACACCAGAGACGCGAGAAGCGGTGGAGAAGAGCGATTGCCTGATCGCCATCGGATATCGTCGAGTCGAGTTGGTGTCCGGCTTCTTCACGGACGAGCTGCCACCGACCACGATCTATCTGAACGCCGACTCGGTCGCTGACGGCGAGCACGATTTCCAGGGAGTCCAGCTCGAGGAGCTCATGGATTCGCTCGTGCGGTCGTCCCAGTCCGTGCCCAGGAAGGAGCCCGCTCCGGCGGAAGCGCCCTCGCGAGCCGCGGCCGGAGCTCCATCGGACGGCGCGCTGACGCAGGCTGGATATTGGAAGGCCATGCAAGGCTTCCTGCGCCCTGGGGATGTGATCCTCGTCGAGGACGGGACCTCGATCGTCGGCGCCGGAGCGCTCGATCTGCCGGAGGGCTGCACCTACATCTCGCAGGCCGTGTGGGGCTCGATCGGCTACACCGTCGGCGCTCTACTCGGCGCCATGCTGGCCGCCCCGGACCGCCGCCACATCCTGTTCGTGGGCGAAGGCTCCTTCCAACTCACGGCACAGGAGCTCTCGACCATCCTGCGTCACGGTCTCAAGCCGTTCATCTTCCTCATCAACAACGGGGGATACACGGTCGAACGAACGATCCTGGGCAAGGACGCGGCGTACAACGACGTCGCGAACTGGCGATACTCCGACCTTCCCAAGGTATTTCGCCGGGACAGCAAGGCGGAGACCTACGTGGTCGAGACGGTCGACGAGCTCGACGACGTGCTCGGGGCCGAGCACGTCGACCTCGTGTTCGTGGAGTCCGTCATGGACAAGCACGACGCTCCCATCGATGTCATTCGCGGCGGCCACGCCTTCGCCAACTCGGACTACGGTCCACGCGGACCCCAATTCGCGCCGGATGCGCAGGTGCCGCTGCCCAGCTAG
- a CDS encoding translocation/assembly module TamB domain-containing protein, translating into MRLRSWKGRAVWALSLPLIPLLFGTIAAITPAGKAWIAGRATSLLNGQIRGEVRAASLGIGFGSVRLEGVEILAPDGSRVADAEELEVSIRNLAPGGVRLGEVRVVGARILAAPSADGGIGLLQAFEPPASSLSGGSSDSSFWLQIDRLVIERASVVVRGAKDEPVFTATDVGLDVSGRVDGRGAQIAGTARGRLQEPSLGELELELDAALGEDFRTLALSRLAARRGASSLSMHGEADLGEGDVTLRSLEASVAPADLASLGVNVSAPVKVSGDASLSKGSVHAELRAGQGEGSLDLVGDLALASGRWTAVATAVSLDPRLVDPGLPNLTFAGRIEATGRWLDDLSGRVTGGRVASGTTVVEPIELEVALQGERIDVEKLSAAFPGGRIGARGWVEGGAASLRFELDARAAGRFLAAVSKLYEAAGLGRLELPAVTGAVAASGTIQGRLDTPRIDARLRSSSFTWGEATFTDVAADGSLSGLPGKPAASFKGTIGRFETTGTAIADVRADLALSRGRAKGQVEGRSPFGRVHATLDAGVADDFSSLRFDALELGWPGASWKLDAPARLTLAPRLRAEPMRFTSDDGGTLAARFEVGRDGRPEVELEGAGLDLGALPPGLVPPEARLAGKLGLVLRLEKGVILADATLSSLGADGLAKLSGLGEPLVGLLDARIHLEGPLESPLGSIRLEGRDLRGYGVRNLGLRADASWPSAEGAKGRKPDRVELSLDAWTGPTALHAQGAGSLDLGRLLRAPSAEIERALAAPIEGEASVDALEVGAFAGRFGLPAGLRGKVDLTLGVAGSARAPRVKTVLRASDLWDDEVGPLDGELAVDATAEEVRVTLSSSLLGRRFVDGEASLGGPIERLGDWKNLPLRAAFSGSAIDLPSVVHALGHRGGRRRGGAEGRLEASLQVSGTLASPEATLHAKGAKLGWGGATVGSLAIDGRYASGRLDASARLAGAGGGSATLDASWQGELHELMDAPIEARLRAAGLDLTFASVLSPDLRQIAGRLDADLEIRGTAGELGAGRGSVEGVVSLRSGRLSYTGLGDLRDVELDLELHPDRAILRHLQARSSGLLKASGLATRKAPGEPFAIEGTIEARRFGVVSNDLVRAIVDADGKLRASFSGGVLDGRLELSSTSVDLPNTPGKNVQELEGHPDFHFGDAPVAEKQAAARREKGPLQVHLDIATTRPATLRGIDLALEANAALRLNYEGSSASLAGTIETVKGGVIVMGRRFELSRGRVIFTGSEALSDPRLDVVAVQESPYAKVIVTIGGTAQRFTADLRSNPPMSEAEIATLLATGRPQLKRGAGGMSEASGAASALGAVVTSQLKRGLATKLPVDVISFQAGEDGLDSGSLEAGSYVTDRIFVGYSRNFGVADTDRRNINEVRVEYQLTPRWTLEVTYGDKSAGGADLFWTRDF; encoded by the coding sequence ATGCGCCTCCGTTCGTGGAAGGGACGGGCCGTCTGGGCCTTGTCCTTGCCGCTGATCCCCCTCCTGTTCGGGACCATCGCGGCGATCACGCCGGCGGGGAAGGCGTGGATCGCCGGCAGGGCGACCTCGCTCCTCAACGGCCAGATCCGTGGCGAGGTCCGCGCCGCATCCCTCGGGATCGGCTTCGGCTCCGTTCGGCTCGAAGGCGTGGAGATCCTCGCGCCGGACGGCAGCCGCGTCGCCGACGCCGAGGAGCTCGAGGTCTCGATCCGGAACCTCGCGCCTGGCGGCGTGCGCCTCGGCGAAGTGCGCGTCGTGGGCGCGCGGATCCTCGCCGCGCCGTCGGCGGACGGAGGGATCGGCCTGCTGCAGGCCTTCGAGCCCCCGGCGTCGTCTCTCTCGGGCGGTTCGTCGGATTCGTCGTTCTGGCTGCAGATCGATCGACTGGTGATCGAGCGCGCATCGGTCGTGGTACGCGGCGCAAAGGACGAGCCGGTCTTCACTGCCACGGACGTAGGGCTCGACGTGAGTGGACGGGTGGACGGGCGCGGCGCCCAGATCGCCGGGACCGCGAGGGGCAGGCTTCAGGAGCCGTCGTTGGGCGAGTTGGAGCTCGAGCTCGACGCCGCCCTGGGGGAGGACTTCCGCACGCTCGCGCTCTCTCGCCTCGCCGCGAGGCGAGGGGCTTCCTCGCTGTCGATGCACGGCGAAGCGGACCTGGGCGAAGGCGACGTGACGCTGCGTTCGCTCGAGGCGTCCGTCGCGCCTGCCGACCTCGCTTCGCTCGGCGTGAACGTGTCCGCTCCGGTGAAGGTGTCGGGAGACGCTTCTCTGAGCAAGGGCTCCGTTCACGCGGAGCTGCGCGCCGGACAAGGGGAGGGGAGCCTGGACCTGGTCGGCGATCTCGCCCTCGCGAGCGGCCGATGGACGGCCGTCGCCACCGCCGTTTCGCTCGATCCGCGCCTGGTGGATCCGGGCCTCCCGAACTTGACCTTCGCCGGGCGCATCGAGGCGACCGGCCGCTGGCTCGACGATCTCTCTGGCCGGGTCACCGGAGGCCGCGTGGCTTCGGGCACGACCGTCGTCGAGCCGATCGAGCTCGAGGTGGCGCTGCAGGGCGAACGGATCGACGTGGAGAAGCTCTCGGCTGCGTTTCCGGGTGGGCGGATCGGCGCTCGGGGCTGGGTCGAGGGCGGCGCGGCCTCTCTGCGCTTCGAGCTCGATGCGAGGGCGGCGGGCCGCTTCCTCGCGGCGGTGTCGAAGCTCTACGAAGCCGCCGGGCTCGGCCGCCTCGAGCTCCCGGCGGTGACCGGCGCCGTGGCCGCGAGCGGCACGATCCAGGGCCGGCTCGACACGCCGCGGATCGACGCAAGGCTCCGATCCTCATCGTTCACCTGGGGTGAGGCCACCTTCACAGACGTCGCCGCGGACGGAAGCCTCTCCGGCCTCCCTGGAAAGCCTGCCGCTTCGTTCAAGGGGACGATTGGCCGGTTCGAGACCACGGGGACGGCGATCGCCGACGTGCGCGCGGACCTCGCCCTCTCCCGCGGTCGGGCCAAGGGGCAGGTCGAGGGACGCAGCCCCTTCGGCAGGGTCCACGCCACGCTCGACGCCGGGGTCGCAGACGACTTCTCCTCCCTGCGCTTCGACGCGCTGGAGCTGGGCTGGCCTGGCGCCAGCTGGAAGCTGGACGCGCCGGCGAGGCTCACCCTCGCGCCCCGGCTGCGCGCCGAGCCGATGCGCTTCACCAGCGACGACGGCGGCACGCTCGCGGCGAGGTTCGAGGTGGGCCGGGACGGCCGGCCGGAGGTCGAGCTCGAAGGAGCGGGCCTGGACCTCGGCGCCCTTCCTCCAGGGCTCGTGCCTCCGGAGGCGCGGCTCGCCGGAAAGCTCGGCCTCGTTCTCCGCCTCGAGAAGGGCGTGATCCTCGCGGACGCCACGCTCTCGTCGTTGGGCGCGGACGGGCTGGCGAAGCTCTCGGGCCTCGGGGAGCCCCTTGTCGGCCTCCTCGACGCGAGGATCCATCTCGAGGGCCCGCTCGAGTCGCCGCTCGGATCGATCCGCCTGGAGGGCCGTGACCTCAGGGGCTACGGCGTTCGAAACCTGGGTCTTCGCGCCGACGCGAGCTGGCCTTCGGCAGAAGGCGCCAAGGGCCGGAAGCCCGATCGCGTGGAGCTCTCCCTCGATGCGTGGACCGGACCGACCGCGCTCCATGCGCAGGGCGCCGGCTCCCTCGATCTCGGCCGGCTCCTGCGGGCCCCCTCCGCCGAGATCGAGCGCGCGCTCGCAGCGCCGATCGAAGGCGAGGCCTCGGTGGACGCCCTCGAAGTCGGCGCGTTCGCGGGGCGCTTCGGCCTGCCCGCCGGTCTCCGTGGGAAGGTGGATCTCACCCTGGGTGTCGCCGGGTCCGCGCGGGCCCCGCGCGTGAAGACCGTGCTGAGGGCCAGCGATCTCTGGGACGACGAGGTCGGTCCTCTCGACGGGGAGCTCGCCGTCGACGCCACCGCCGAGGAGGTGCGCGTGACCCTCTCGTCGTCGCTCCTGGGCCGGCGCTTCGTCGACGGAGAGGCGAGCCTCGGCGGGCCCATCGAGCGGCTGGGAGATTGGAAGAACCTGCCCCTTCGGGCCGCGTTCAGCGGATCCGCGATCGATCTTCCGTCGGTCGTCCACGCCCTGGGCCACCGCGGTGGCCGCAGGCGCGGAGGAGCGGAGGGGCGCCTGGAGGCGTCGCTGCAGGTCTCGGGAACCCTCGCGAGCCCCGAGGCGACCCTGCACGCCAAGGGAGCGAAGCTGGGCTGGGGTGGTGCCACCGTGGGCTCGCTGGCGATCGACGGCCGCTACGCGTCGGGCCGCCTCGACGCCTCGGCGCGGCTCGCCGGCGCGGGCGGCGGCAGCGCGACCCTCGACGCCTCGTGGCAGGGCGAGCTCCACGAGCTCATGGACGCGCCGATCGAGGCCCGCTTGCGCGCGGCGGGACTCGACCTCACGTTCGCCTCCGTACTTTCGCCCGACCTGCGGCAGATCGCCGGCCGTCTCGACGCGGACCTCGAGATCCGCGGCACCGCTGGCGAGCTCGGTGCGGGACGTGGCTCGGTCGAGGGCGTCGTTTCGCTGCGGAGCGGCCGCTTGAGCTACACGGGCCTGGGCGATCTGCGCGACGTCGAGCTCGACCTCGAGCTCCACCCGGATCGCGCGATCCTCCGGCACCTGCAGGCGCGCTCGTCGGGCCTGCTGAAGGCGAGCGGACTCGCCACCCGGAAGGCGCCCGGCGAGCCCTTCGCGATCGAGGGCACGATCGAGGCCCGCCGCTTCGGCGTCGTGTCGAACGATCTCGTCCGCGCCATCGTCGACGCAGATGGCAAGCTGCGCGCCTCGTTCTCCGGCGGCGTCCTGGACGGCAGGCTGGAGCTCTCCTCTACGTCTGTAGATCTCCCGAACACTCCCGGAAAGAACGTCCAGGAGCTCGAGGGCCACCCGGACTTCCACTTCGGCGACGCCCCCGTTGCCGAGAAGCAGGCAGCTGCCCGTCGTGAGAAGGGTCCGCTCCAGGTCCACCTCGACATCGCCACGACGCGGCCTGCGACCTTGCGCGGCATCGACCTGGCCCTCGAGGCGAACGCGGCGCTCCGGCTGAACTACGAAGGAAGCAGCGCCTCCCTGGCGGGGACGATCGAGACCGTGAAGGGCGGGGTGATCGTGATGGGCCGCCGCTTCGAGCTCTCGAGGGGCCGGGTGATCTTCACCGGATCCGAGGCGCTCTCCGATCCACGCCTGGACGTCGTCGCGGTCCAGGAGTCGCCCTACGCCAAGGTGATCGTCACCATCGGAGGGACGGCCCAGCGCTTCACCGCGGATCTGCGCTCGAACCCGCCCATGAGCGAGGCCGAGATCGCCACGCTCCTCGCCACCGGCCGGCCCCAGCTCAAGCGTGGCGCCGGCGGCATGAGCGAGGCCTCCGGCGCCGCCTCCGCGCTCGGGGCCGTGGTCACCTCCCAGCTCAAGCGCGGCCTCGCCACCAAGCTCCCGGTCGACGTGATCTCCTTCCAGGCGGGCGAGGACGGCCTCGACAGCGGCAGCCTCGAGGCCGGGAGCTACGTCACGGACCGCATCTTCGTCGGCTACTCGCGGAACTTCGGGGTCGCCGACACCGATCGGCGGAACATCAACGAGGTCCGCGTCGAATACCAGCTCACGCCTCGCTGGACCCTTGAAGTCACCTACGGCGACAAGAGCGCCGGCGGCGCTGATCTGTTCTGGACGCGGGATTTCTGA
- a CDS encoding BamA/OMP85 family outer membrane protein yields the protein MIARSGLLGLLGLLCLGACAHVDREREILGSLRFEGNEALSPGDLEPRLALAETPIWPWADRQYFDAGTLVGDRRRLVRYYQAEGFHQAKVRSRVSRTGAAVDVTFLVEEGAPTRIRTLRIDGLPDEVRDRVLEQPLPIREEARIREVDYDAAKGELIQRLRNQGYADATVSGSVGIDAAQNAADVRLLVAPGPPLRFGRVVITGAVQVPRQTILERVREVIPEGRSFSETRMADAQARLFDMGVFGGVRVSRGPTDASTRTVPLIVSVREAPFQTLRAGGGFGVDKERVEGRAIAQYTNRNFLGGLRTLRFDNRLGYAFVGEGAIQLNPTEQGVVGSSALDLLQPELFRHVDGNFRLEYEHGLESAYLFDSVRGRVGFPVRLHRSLVFTTSYNLQFFALQPFTETGGSTSTYSCVDERGNCVLSFLEERLTWDRRDNPLETTSGWLASIALQQGGGFLGGRASYNRVLGEARYFLPLPRAMVLALKLEGGAILPASGEVSPIMERFYAGGGSSLRAFGTRRLAPQKLREGRSLGPDGQVVENGTLRPLQTSDAVPVGGDTLLDASAELRFPIAGDLGLAAFVDAGNVGHTLQDSNVFSPNVAVGLGLRYRTPFGPIRLDAGYRVLTVLPRLVAPDETLTTVAVPETPFSLHFSIGEAF from the coding sequence GTGATCGCGCGTTCGGGACTCCTTGGCCTCCTCGGCCTCCTCTGCTTGGGCGCCTGCGCCCACGTGGATCGGGAGCGGGAGATCCTCGGCTCCCTCCGCTTCGAGGGCAACGAGGCCCTCTCCCCCGGCGACCTCGAGCCGCGGCTGGCCCTTGCCGAGACGCCGATCTGGCCCTGGGCGGATCGCCAGTACTTCGACGCCGGGACCCTCGTCGGCGATCGGCGCCGCCTCGTCCGCTACTACCAGGCCGAGGGCTTCCACCAGGCGAAGGTTCGTTCTCGCGTCTCGAGGACCGGAGCCGCGGTCGACGTCACCTTCTTGGTGGAGGAGGGTGCGCCCACGCGCATCCGGACGCTCCGCATCGACGGGTTGCCCGACGAGGTGCGGGATCGGGTGCTCGAGCAGCCGCTCCCGATCCGGGAGGAGGCGAGGATCCGTGAGGTCGATTACGACGCCGCCAAGGGAGAGCTGATCCAGCGGCTCCGCAACCAGGGCTACGCCGACGCCACGGTCTCGGGATCGGTGGGGATCGATGCCGCGCAGAACGCCGCCGACGTGCGGCTCCTGGTGGCGCCAGGACCTCCCCTGCGCTTCGGCCGCGTGGTGATCACGGGCGCGGTGCAGGTCCCGCGGCAGACGATCCTCGAGCGCGTCCGCGAGGTGATCCCGGAGGGCCGGAGCTTCAGCGAGACGCGGATGGCCGACGCCCAGGCCCGGCTCTTCGACATGGGCGTCTTCGGTGGCGTGCGCGTTTCGCGCGGCCCCACCGACGCGTCCACGCGGACGGTGCCCCTGATCGTCTCCGTCCGCGAGGCGCCCTTCCAGACGCTGCGGGCCGGCGGCGGCTTCGGCGTGGACAAGGAGCGGGTGGAGGGCCGCGCCATCGCGCAGTACACGAACCGCAACTTCCTGGGCGGCCTCCGCACCCTCCGCTTCGACAACCGGCTCGGCTACGCCTTCGTCGGCGAGGGAGCGATCCAGCTCAACCCGACGGAACAGGGCGTGGTCGGCTCCAGCGCGCTGGACCTCCTGCAGCCCGAGCTCTTCCGCCACGTGGACGGAAACTTCCGCCTCGAGTACGAGCACGGTCTGGAGTCCGCCTACCTCTTCGACTCGGTGCGAGGCCGGGTGGGCTTCCCCGTCCGTCTGCACCGGAGTCTCGTCTTCACAACCAGTTACAACCTCCAGTTCTTCGCCCTCCAGCCCTTCACCGAGACCGGCGGCTCGACGAGCACCTATTCCTGCGTGGACGAGCGCGGAAACTGCGTCCTCTCCTTCCTCGAGGAGCGGCTCACCTGGGATCGGCGCGACAACCCCCTCGAGACGACGTCCGGCTGGCTCGCCTCGATCGCGCTGCAGCAGGGAGGCGGATTCCTCGGTGGCAGGGCCTCGTACAACCGCGTCCTCGGCGAAGCGCGGTACTTCCTGCCCCTCCCTCGAGCCATGGTCCTGGCGCTCAAGCTCGAGGGCGGCGCGATCCTTCCCGCCTCCGGCGAGGTCTCGCCCATCATGGAGCGCTTCTACGCTGGAGGCGGCAGCAGCCTGCGCGCCTTCGGCACCAGGCGCCTCGCGCCGCAGAAGCTGCGCGAGGGCCGCTCGCTCGGCCCCGACGGCCAGGTCGTGGAGAACGGAACGCTGCGCCCGCTCCAGACCTCGGACGCGGTGCCGGTCGGAGGCGATACGCTCCTCGACGCGTCCGCCGAGCTCCGCTTCCCCATCGCCGGCGACCTCGGCCTCGCCGCCTTCGTGGACGCCGGAAACGTCGGCCATACGCTGCAGGACTCGAACGTGTTCTCTCCGAACGTGGCGGTGGGCCTCGGCCTTCGCTACCGGACGCCCTTCGGGCCGATCCGCCTCGACGCGGGCTATCGTGTGCTCACCGTATTGCCCCGCCTCGTCGCGCCGGACGAGACCCTGACCACCGTCGCCGTCCCCGAGACTCCGTTCTCGCTGCATTTCTCGATCGGGGAGGCGTTCTGA